A single Natranaerobius thermophilus JW/NM-WN-LF DNA region contains:
- a CDS encoding cation:proton antiporter codes for MQFILLAGGLLLFLLFIISHSFSKLHIPTLLSYIFLGLLLSGFLAHPEIAVIHDIAQIGIVLLFFLLGLKFPLNHLINISKRIWKVGTLDIILNFGVSFGITYVLGFGVIDALIIGGVCYATSSSITMKALEETDREHTPEAEFKLALLIFEDIAAPVIVSILTALTVEGQVQLASVIIILGKAILMTIVSIFVARYVFKKLELFFYRYLETDYMPLLIMSIIFLVSGIAVYLELSKLLGAFLAGVMISETLTGEDIDKNITPIKNILLPFFFFWFGTSISFEAGLIHPLALVVLIIWSLVAKFIIGLYGGRIYGLSAKSSLRAGFSLTQRGEFSVIIASLAGPAVLTFSGVYIIITALIGLVFFYKATELSDYFYRITTK; via the coding sequence ATGCAATTTATATTACTTGCTGGTGGTCTCCTACTATTTTTATTATTCATTATCAGCCATTCCTTTAGCAAGTTACATATTCCTACTTTATTATCATATATTTTTTTGGGGTTATTACTTTCGGGATTTTTAGCTCACCCTGAAATCGCAGTAATTCATGATATTGCCCAGATTGGTATTGTTTTATTGTTTTTCCTCTTAGGTCTTAAATTTCCTTTGAATCATTTGATCAATATTTCTAAACGAATATGGAAAGTAGGAACTTTAGATATTATTTTAAATTTTGGAGTCAGTTTCGGGATAACTTATGTATTGGGTTTTGGAGTAATTGATGCGCTTATTATCGGAGGTGTTTGTTATGCTACGAGCTCTTCTATCACTATGAAAGCTCTGGAGGAAACCGATAGAGAACATACGCCTGAAGCTGAATTTAAGCTGGCTTTATTAATATTTGAAGATATAGCCGCACCTGTAATAGTTTCCATCTTAACAGCTTTAACAGTTGAAGGCCAGGTTCAATTGGCCTCTGTTATTATTATTTTGGGTAAAGCCATATTAATGACGATAGTCTCTATATTTGTTGCTCGATATGTTTTTAAAAAACTTGAATTATTTTTCTACAGGTACTTAGAAACCGACTATATGCCGCTACTAATTATGTCTATCATATTTCTAGTTTCAGGTATAGCAGTTTATTTAGAGCTATCTAAATTATTAGGGGCATTTTTGGCCGGTGTTATGATTTCTGAAACATTAACAGGAGAAGATATTGATAAAAATATTACTCCTATAAAAAATATTTTACTTCCTTTTTTCTTTTTCTGGTTTGGAACTTCTATTTCCTTTGAAGCAGGTCTTATACACCCTCTTGCTTTAGTAGTCTTAATAATTTGGAGTTTAGTTGCAAAATTCATTATTGGACTATACGGAGGTAGGATATACGGATTATCGGCAAAGAGTTCACTTAGAGCGGGTTTTTCCTTAACTCAAAGAGGAGAATTCAGCGTAATCATAGCTAGTCTAGCAGGTCCAGCAGTACTCACCTTTTCAGGAGTTTACATTATCATAACAGCACTTATAGGATTAGTATTTTTTTATAAAGCAACAGAGCTTTCAGATTACTTTTACCGAATAACAACTAAGTGA
- a CDS encoding MDR/zinc-dependent alcohol dehydrogenase-like family protein, with amino-acid sequence MIKIKGLYFDSKLKYSENISKPVPGAGEALIEIKLASVCNTDLEIIKGYKSFQGILGHEFVGIVREAETENLKGKRVVGDINIGCNQCSMCYKGLPNHCTNRKILGMSDKNGAFADYITLPEKNLYIVPDNVTDYEAVLAEPLAAALQIPELCHIKPTDKVVVLGDGKLGYLITQVLANTACDLKVVGKHSNKLKRFERYSKVALINDLEEAACYDMVVDSTGNEQGLKLAQKLVKPRGTIVLKSTYSSVAAFNPSDWVVNEINIVGSRCGPLDGALRLLAKKYIDVENILDNPCSLKHYKAVLFSKQDSKPVFDLTKDSV; translated from the coding sequence GTGATTAAAATTAAAGGTTTATATTTTGACAGTAAATTAAAGTATTCGGAAAACATATCGAAACCTGTACCAGGTGCCGGAGAAGCCTTGATAGAAATAAAACTGGCTTCAGTATGTAATACTGATTTAGAAATTATCAAAGGGTATAAATCATTTCAGGGTATTTTAGGACATGAGTTTGTAGGAATTGTCAGAGAAGCAGAAACTGAAAACTTAAAAGGAAAAAGAGTCGTGGGGGATATAAATATAGGTTGTAATCAGTGTTCAATGTGTTATAAGGGACTTCCCAATCACTGTACAAATAGGAAAATTCTTGGGATGTCAGATAAAAACGGGGCCTTTGCAGACTATATTACTTTACCAGAGAAAAATCTCTATATCGTGCCTGATAATGTAACAGATTATGAAGCCGTTTTGGCTGAGCCTTTAGCTGCCGCCTTACAGATCCCCGAACTTTGTCATATAAAACCTACAGATAAAGTCGTTGTTTTGGGTGATGGTAAATTAGGATATTTAATCACACAGGTGTTGGCTAACACTGCTTGTGATTTAAAGGTAGTCGGAAAACATAGTAATAAACTCAAGCGATTTGAAAGATACAGTAAAGTAGCTCTAATTAATGATTTAGAAGAAGCAGCTTGCTATGATATGGTTGTTGATAGTACTGGCAATGAACAAGGTTTGAAACTAGCTCAGAAACTAGTAAAGCCCAGAGGGACCATAGTTCTAAAAAGTACTTATTCCAGCGTTGCTGCTTTTAACCCTAGCGATTGGGTTGTTAATGAAATTAATATTGTCGGCAGTAGATGTGGACCTTTAGATGGGGCATTGAGATTGCTAGCTAAAAAATATATCGATGTAGAGAATATATTAGATAACCCCTGTTCATTGAAGCACTATAAAGCTGTCCTTTTCTCAAAACAGGATTCAAAACCTGTCTTTGACTTAACAAAAGACTCTGTTTAA
- the helD gene encoding RNA polymerase recycling motor HelD yields MSELNHPDYNEELDHLERTKSYMDHFINEISNKQQHSAGQIKEAYEILDFLDSSQSYITILVNARYLDHSTETVDKVKRAKSSPYFSRIDFRDHRDEEPKSYYIGKLSLFKEDNEPVIIDWRSPIASLYYEGRLGEVSYKAYEGEITGELSLKRQYTIENEELQDFFDVDITTTDELLQASLRGSADNKLKDIVSTIQAEQNQVIRADLNKPLIVQGTAGSGKTTIALHRIAYLIYTYEKSFNPENFMIIAPNKLFLDYISNVLPDLGVEEAKQTTFTSFCFELLEIKEQLTLQDYKLSTLLENYGLTNSEKDLIKWRATFKGSMTFKKLIDNYICQIEQDLLPKEGIELEGYSIMSKDEITTAFMKDYSYLPLFQRIDHIKKKLSTRAKQQKSLIIQSIQSEYEQKIDQARKSENQELGRKNAVALMEERDQKIARVKQGAGKIVSKYTKQFSKKNYLTHYKNLMKTPSLLKKFCPGNIDEEKVNYLSKTAKTLFKHKQLELEDLAPLLYIKANLEGFSTEIESTNVIIDEAQDFSLFQLHTLKYVLNTKNFTLLGDLSQGIHAYRSIKDWETVNNHIFDKEATSLSLQQSYRTTVEIMNLANQILEQSVNDNVPLARPVVRHGKKPENNVYTQIPDLIQDLAETITKLQSSNYNSIAIIGKTMNECETIKQNLQQQRIDLPVLTGSEEDYQAGAVIIPSYATKGLEFDTALIVNLEEEYQKNELDAKLLYVSMTRAMHELYIFNILGKIEFLN; encoded by the coding sequence ATGTCGGAATTAAACCATCCAGATTATAATGAAGAGCTAGATCACTTAGAACGGACTAAAAGTTATATGGATCACTTCATAAATGAAATATCAAATAAACAACAACATTCTGCAGGTCAAATAAAGGAAGCTTATGAAATTTTGGATTTTCTCGACAGCAGTCAAAGCTATATAACTATACTCGTTAATGCCAGATATTTAGACCATAGTACAGAAACTGTAGATAAAGTTAAACGGGCTAAAAGCAGCCCTTACTTTAGTAGAATTGATTTTAGAGACCATCGTGATGAAGAGCCAAAAAGCTATTATATTGGTAAATTATCTTTATTTAAAGAAGATAACGAACCTGTAATCATAGATTGGCGATCACCAATTGCAAGTTTATATTACGAGGGGAGATTAGGCGAAGTATCTTACAAAGCCTATGAGGGAGAAATTACAGGTGAATTATCCCTGAAACGTCAATATACCATAGAAAACGAAGAGCTTCAGGATTTTTTTGATGTAGATATCACTACTACTGATGAACTTCTACAAGCCTCTCTCAGGGGAAGTGCCGATAACAAACTCAAAGATATAGTATCAACTATTCAGGCTGAACAAAATCAAGTTATCCGAGCAGATTTAAATAAACCCTTAATTGTTCAAGGGACAGCGGGTAGTGGTAAAACAACCATCGCTCTCCATAGGATAGCTTATTTAATATACACCTATGAAAAAAGTTTTAATCCCGAGAATTTTATGATTATAGCCCCTAACAAATTATTTTTAGATTATATCTCCAATGTACTTCCAGATTTAGGAGTTGAAGAAGCAAAACAAACCACATTTACTAGTTTTTGTTTTGAACTACTAGAAATAAAGGAACAACTAACTTTACAAGATTATAAATTATCTACACTACTTGAAAACTATGGCTTAACAAATTCCGAAAAAGATTTGATCAAATGGAGGGCTACCTTCAAAGGTTCAATGACATTCAAGAAATTAATTGACAACTACATCTGCCAAATCGAACAAGATTTACTACCAAAAGAGGGAATTGAATTAGAAGGTTATAGCATAATGAGCAAGGATGAAATCACAACAGCTTTTATGAAAGACTACTCTTACTTGCCTTTATTTCAACGAATTGATCATATCAAGAAGAAATTATCAACAAGGGCAAAACAACAAAAATCATTAATTATTCAATCCATACAAAGTGAATACGAACAAAAGATTGATCAGGCCAGAAAATCTGAAAATCAAGAACTAGGTAGAAAAAATGCAGTAGCCTTGATGGAAGAACGTGATCAAAAAATTGCAAGGGTTAAACAAGGAGCTGGAAAAATAGTTTCAAAATACACTAAACAATTTTCCAAGAAAAACTATCTCACACATTACAAGAATTTAATGAAAACTCCATCTTTACTAAAGAAATTTTGTCCTGGAAATATAGACGAAGAAAAAGTTAATTATTTATCTAAAACGGCTAAAACTTTATTTAAACATAAACAACTAGAATTAGAAGATTTAGCACCACTATTATATATAAAAGCAAATTTAGAAGGGTTCTCAACAGAAATTGAGAGCACAAATGTAATAATCGACGAAGCACAGGATTTCAGCTTGTTTCAACTTCACACTTTGAAATATGTCCTTAACACTAAAAACTTCACATTACTAGGTGACCTTTCCCAAGGAATTCATGCATATAGAAGTATCAAAGATTGGGAAACAGTAAATAACCACATATTTGATAAAGAAGCCACTTCTCTGTCATTACAGCAAAGCTATCGTACTACTGTAGAGATAATGAACCTGGCTAATCAAATTTTAGAACAAAGTGTAAATGACAATGTCCCTTTAGCAAGGCCAGTGGTACGCCACGGCAAAAAGCCCGAAAATAATGTGTATACTCAAATTCCTGACTTAATTCAAGATCTAGCAGAAACAATTACAAAGCTACAATCTAGTAACTATAACTCCATTGCTATCATTGGGAAAACCATGAATGAATGTGAGACCATCAAACAGAATCTCCAGCAACAAAGAATTGACCTACCAGTATTAACGGGTTCAGAAGAGGATTATCAGGCTGGAGCAGTAATAATACCATCTTATGCTACTAAGGGATTGGAATTTGATACAGCCTTAATTGTTAACCTAGAAGAAGAGTATCAAAAAAATGAATTGGATGCCAAGCTTTTATACGTGTCAATGACACGGGCAATGCATGAATTGTATATATTTAATATCTTAGGTAAAATCGAATTTCTAAATTGA
- a CDS encoding metallophosphoesterase family protein: MLRILHTADIHLKTGCDERWRALEELIARGQKEDIDLLIICGDLFDSSQDAVNLYNYLRSLFTNTGYRIVILPGNHDLDVYQEGLYFGEDVSIIKDVNKPLVLEEHDTVIWGLPFSESDELNVLKQMKAVSRQADSNKYNILLFHGELLETYYSGSDFGDEGTGSYMPVKKSNLTGLNFDYILGGHFHTNFRLFELDKPDKTSNVQQTTSVNLDQNQNQNQNQGIQNNRVQYFVYPGSPVSITNKELGKRKANLFNVGESPKEELLDTFYYHFEEFKLDPLKDNHDPLKEINDKLWAMDIGNESELILKITGFFDSSKLEITENNLLTEIESICQRVLAEKTHTDSDSLNFRVIPEFKDMGSILDDELLKSFQDKLEAVEDNEAKKEKMLQMVMEALMEVKN; this comes from the coding sequence GTGTTGCGAATTTTACATACTGCCGATATCCATTTGAAAACAGGTTGTGATGAGAGATGGAGGGCTTTAGAAGAGCTGATCGCTAGAGGACAGAAAGAAGATATTGACCTACTAATAATTTGTGGTGATTTGTTTGATAGTAGCCAGGATGCTGTAAATTTATATAATTATCTGAGGTCATTATTCACCAATACCGGTTATAGAATTGTTATTTTACCTGGAAATCATGATTTAGATGTCTACCAAGAAGGATTATACTTTGGTGAAGATGTTAGTATTATCAAGGATGTTAATAAACCCTTGGTTCTAGAAGAACACGATACTGTGATTTGGGGATTACCCTTTTCGGAATCTGATGAACTGAACGTTCTTAAACAGATGAAGGCAGTATCTAGACAAGCAGATAGTAACAAATACAATATTTTACTATTTCATGGGGAGTTACTTGAGACCTACTATTCAGGGAGTGATTTTGGAGATGAAGGGACTGGCAGTTATATGCCAGTAAAAAAATCTAATTTAACAGGCTTGAATTTTGATTATATCCTGGGAGGTCACTTTCATACTAATTTCCGTCTATTTGAATTAGATAAACCTGATAAAACAAGTAATGTCCAACAAACTACCTCGGTAAACCTAGACCAAAACCAAAACCAAAACCAAAACCAAGGAATACAAAACAATAGAGTGCAATACTTTGTTTATCCAGGTTCTCCAGTTTCTATAACCAACAAGGAATTAGGTAAAAGAAAAGCGAATTTGTTCAATGTGGGGGAGTCTCCCAAAGAAGAATTGCTAGATACATTCTATTATCATTTTGAAGAATTTAAATTAGACCCACTAAAGGATAATCACGACCCTTTGAAAGAAATTAATGACAAGTTGTGGGCTATGGATATTGGTAATGAATCTGAATTGATTTTAAAAATTACTGGTTTTTTTGATAGTTCCAAGTTGGAAATCACTGAAAACAATTTGCTCACAGAAATTGAGTCTATATGTCAAAGAGTTTTAGCCGAAAAAACACATACTGACTCTGATTCGCTAAATTTTAGAGTCATTCCGGAATTTAAAGATATGGGAAGCATTTTGGATGATGAATTATTAAAATCTTTTCAGGACAAGCTCGAAGCTGTAGAGGATAACGAAGCCAAAAAAGAGAAAATGCTGCAGATGGTCATGGAGGCTTTGATGGAGGTGAAAAATTGA
- a CDS encoding AAA family ATPase has translation MKINEINIQRYGILQNKVYTFNNDTNIFLIFGENESGKTLTIDALSRLLLPKKPDPSKQPGKFGFKDNEINRVDYFPEGYLMMTDFNGKERKLSEKGSFFDGLDIPYKSLRNIFIIRNSDMFIEDEESFYKNVTNHITGMRIEDIDKIKQKIREQNRLTGKLGFSNRESDFKLADRLKEAESLSQEIEELMDESFREQYDTLEEDYLSCQEEKSRLYQQLEEYEQAYYRELYEKGDYYYNQLLDAKEKLRQLASYTEDKLNQWNNCLRDLENHRTELKEKKDKLDQLGQKHSEIVAQKEEREKTLAQYEHKITGIQELEPELEKAQQWKENLAGKDKSQKIMLNLWKFFAVLFGITLMGVLVNPESWIYILSGILALPTLLLVIPRITFARESSQFNKFMEKLKHKVASCGIEGSSLDQIIRNISTIKSNRDAIHKEVYEKLLPRQNALQENIKDLEGHKLPELTEKINSIDKEIKELQLSLGVETVDEFSAKLTEKQKQERILENAASVLDSIFSQENNQRSNSLSGESSDRFQKLIGNNLDFWKQKIDELKKFADKAPGIRYSQGEIANLKTNIKNLEDKMEEINKQIKSYHDKLDEIAKRAEKALYPDDTQEVICRTTKNLEDIKRRLDKFVSENDMIKEAAKSIDDIFNEIISEEQEKMQELFSKNSKLQHYFSELTCGNYHDVTYDRETNQLFCWSKDGMVLEAEKLSGFAYDQLYFSIRLVLAEKILGNKQGFLILDDPFIKADYNRLSRQIDMIKRISALGWQIIYFSAKNEVKEVLSQDIDSGQVHLFDA, from the coding sequence TTGAAAATCAATGAAATTAATATTCAAAGGTACGGGATTTTACAGAATAAGGTTTACACCTTTAATAATGATACTAATATCTTCTTGATATTTGGTGAAAATGAATCCGGGAAAACTTTAACTATTGATGCTTTATCTAGACTGCTTCTCCCTAAAAAACCAGATCCTAGTAAACAACCAGGGAAATTTGGTTTTAAAGATAATGAAATTAATCGTGTTGATTATTTTCCTGAAGGCTATTTAATGATGACAGATTTTAACGGAAAGGAACGTAAACTGAGTGAGAAAGGCTCGTTTTTTGATGGTTTAGATATACCTTATAAATCATTGAGAAATATTTTTATTATCCGAAATAGTGATATGTTTATAGAAGATGAAGAGAGCTTCTATAAAAATGTTACTAATCATATTACTGGGATGAGGATAGAAGACATAGATAAAATCAAACAAAAAATTCGCGAACAAAACAGGTTGACTGGAAAATTAGGTTTTAGTAACCGGGAATCAGATTTTAAATTAGCAGATCGGTTGAAAGAAGCCGAATCATTAAGTCAGGAAATTGAGGAACTGATGGATGAATCCTTTAGGGAACAGTATGATACATTGGAGGAAGATTATCTTTCATGCCAGGAAGAAAAAAGCAGGTTATATCAACAGCTTGAAGAATATGAACAAGCCTATTACAGGGAGTTATATGAAAAAGGAGATTATTATTACAATCAGCTTTTAGATGCAAAGGAAAAACTAAGACAACTGGCCTCTTATACCGAGGATAAATTGAATCAATGGAATAATTGTCTGAGAGATTTAGAGAATCATCGTACTGAATTAAAAGAAAAGAAAGATAAATTAGATCAACTTGGTCAAAAACATTCTGAAATAGTAGCTCAAAAAGAAGAACGAGAGAAAACGCTTGCCCAATACGAACATAAAATAACTGGCATACAAGAGTTAGAACCAGAACTTGAAAAAGCCCAGCAATGGAAAGAGAACTTGGCTGGTAAAGATAAGTCCCAAAAAATAATGTTGAATTTATGGAAATTTTTCGCTGTCCTCTTTGGAATTACTCTTATGGGAGTACTAGTAAATCCAGAATCTTGGATATATATCTTGAGTGGAATTTTAGCTTTACCAACTTTATTACTGGTAATACCACGGATTACATTTGCCAGAGAAAGTTCTCAGTTCAATAAATTCATGGAAAAATTGAAACATAAGGTAGCGAGTTGTGGGATAGAAGGAAGTTCTTTAGACCAAATTATCAGGAATATATCCACAATTAAATCTAATCGGGATGCTATTCATAAAGAAGTATATGAAAAACTTCTCCCAAGACAAAATGCCTTACAAGAAAATATTAAGGATTTAGAAGGGCATAAGCTTCCAGAATTAACAGAAAAAATCAACTCTATTGATAAAGAGATAAAAGAATTACAATTGAGCTTGGGAGTAGAGACAGTAGATGAGTTTTCCGCTAAACTAACTGAAAAACAAAAGCAGGAGCGAATATTAGAAAACGCCGCCAGTGTTTTAGATAGTATTTTTAGTCAGGAAAATAACCAAAGATCCAATAGCTTAAGTGGGGAATCTTCTGATAGATTTCAAAAACTTATCGGAAACAATTTAGACTTTTGGAAACAGAAGATAGATGAATTAAAAAAATTTGCAGATAAGGCCCCTGGAATTAGGTACTCCCAAGGAGAAATAGCCAATCTCAAAACAAATATAAAAAATCTTGAAGACAAAATGGAAGAAATAAATAAACAAATAAAAAGCTACCATGACAAATTAGATGAGATAGCCAAGAGAGCTGAAAAAGCGCTGTATCCTGATGATACTCAGGAAGTAATATGCAGAACTACCAAAAATTTAGAGGATATAAAAAGGCGTTTAGATAAATTTGTAAGTGAGAATGACATGATAAAAGAAGCTGCAAAATCCATAGATGATATTTTCAATGAGATAATTAGTGAAGAACAGGAAAAAATGCAGGAGCTTTTTTCTAAAAATAGCAAACTACAACACTACTTTTCAGAGTTAACTTGTGGCAATTATCATGACGTGACTTATGACAGAGAAACAAATCAGTTATTCTGCTGGTCTAAGGATGGGATGGTTTTAGAAGCTGAAAAACTGTCAGGTTTTGCCTATGATCAGTTATATTTTTCCATCAGATTGGTTCTAGCTGAGAAAATCCTAGGAAATAAACAGGGATTTTTAATTCTTGATGATCCCTTTATCAAGGCAGATTACAACAGACTAAGTCGACAAATTGATATGATTAAAAGAATCTCTGCTTTAGGGTGGCAAATAATTTATTTTTCAGCTAAGAATGAAGTTAAAGAAGTATTATCTCAAGATATAGACAGTGGTCAAGTTCATTTGTTTGACGCTTAA